aaatgtgaaccaggccttagtagaGGATACAACATGCTCAAGACACAGCTGATTTATCAAAAGGCTCCCGCCTCTTCACAAATCAGGTGCATCCGCCTGTTCTAGAACGGAGATTTACAGAAGTTAGGAATTACAATAAATATGTCTGGCCGAATCATTCTTGCCCACATTcgccaaaattggtgaaagaagcGCAGAATGAGAATGCAtcacatttggcacaagaaagggccttgcactAAACGTGCGCCACCTGATTACACATCTATACCCGGCATAGAAGAGTTTATAAATCCCCCCCTCCCGCCCCGAATATGCCCGCAGTAGCCAGGGACAGTCTGAGCACCATATAATAGCATAAGTTTATACACACGCACCACTGTGACCCATTGTAACCTACAATGCAAAATTCAAGCAGTATAAATATTTGGCTGGTATGTATATGAGCAAAAAAAAGCTTACAGCCTATTAGGGCAGTCCAATGGAAACTGTATTTATTCCTTAAATTCTTACAATGACACCACATTAAAATGTGGTCAAAAAGAAGAGGAAAACGTTTCATGAACTGGATATGGAACAAATGTGATGTAAAACTGTTAAATTGTCTCACCGCACCCTCTACTTATGTTAgacaataccaaaaaaaaaaaaacattagtacTCTGGTTAGAGGAGAGACAAATAATATAAGAACCTTCAAATGGAGCAGAAACTTCTGAAACCGGAGAACATGAAACAAATGAATGTATATATAAAAGGAACATCACAGTGGTGGACGTATGCAGCAAAGTCCTGAAGATGTCCCAGAAGCTTGCAGGGTTCATCTGCACAGCATCATCATACACAATACTAGCAAAAATAAAGTAGGTAACAAAACGGATATAGCTACTGGAAACAGGAACTTCGGGATGGTAACTGTTTACTCCTGTGCTGATGGATATCTTAGTTGGTAGAAATATGAAACAAGTTCCTTATAGTGGGGAACTCTACAAGAGTTAGGACTGTGAGGTCATTTTAGGGCTTCATCCATAAACAATGATCGTTAAATAAATTATTCAGTTCCtaatgtccttaggataggtcatccctATTAGATTTGTGAGGGTCTGACCCCCTGCAGATCAGGTGTGGTGGGAGGTAGGGGATACATGTAGGGAGCCACACAACAGGTTTTGGTACAGTAGTGCAGCTCTATAGACTTCAGTGGTGCAGCACTATAGTACCTAAAGTCGCTACTACAGTTTGTACCGCAAATGAGCAGTGTGGCCCCCAGCATATAAACATTAACAGCAGATTTGCAGGGGGCCCGGGTATCAGAACCTCACATACCAAATAGTAATGACCTATTATAAGGATTTGCTATCATTGTTAgaaactagataacccctttaactaatgaGGAGATAAGCCTATGCGTATGGACAACGACCATACCTAAAGCCACGCTCACCCACAATGACCAATGGCGGCACAATACTGCAAGCACTTGACCTGCAACATTATGCAGACCACTGGCTACATTGGTGGTAGGAGCCCTTGGTTGACACAAATTGGGTATACACAATCTCTTCACTATCACCATAAAATAAGCCTGCTGGAAATCCACCGTTACACAATAACATCCCTGAAAACAATTCGTCCTAGGAACATATGTCAGTACAAAAGAATTCACAGTCGGCCTTTTGTCTTAATGGTGTCAATTTTTTTCAGTCGACTGCACGTTTACGGATAGCCCTTTAAAACTGAACATGGATCACACTGAACGGTGTCACTATCAGATGCCTTAACGCTTCTATGCCTGCAGCCAGGGGTGAAGGAGACATTGGGCTGCAGTCGCCCGCTTCTCAGGGGACAACTCCAACATGGGCAATAAAAAGTCCGTAAAGCTAGTAGCATCCTCCTCAGACCACTCATATTTTTCCCTCAGGACATCGGCCAGACCCCACGGCTTCAGCTTTGAAATATGCTTCAAGTCGCCTTTTTTGGTAAAGAATTCCTTGGAGTATTTACCGGCTGCAATGAGTTTGCGTGGAATGTGGCCCAAGAGCTCGATGATGAGGGCAATGTGGTCTTCATCGCGGGAATAGTTCTCACCAGAGTCAGGCTCGAACAAGTATTCTCCAGTGGCCAACTCAAAGGCCATGCAAGCCGCACTCCAGATATCTGCTGGGGTGCTGTATCCTGCGCCAATGATCACCTCTAAGGAGCGATACTGCCTGGTCTGAATGTCCTCAGTGAAGTGCTTGTGAACCCAACAGGAGTTGCCCAGATCTGCAACTTTTactcttattttttcagcattctgGGGATCTAGAGGGTTTATTAGGAAGTCAGCAGCGGTCAGCTTTCCGTCAGCCATTGATGTTTCGTCTTCATCATTTACAGAAGGTTTTTTTGGAGGACATGAATCACCATCGATGTCGGCAGGATTATAACTATTATCTATTGTACCAGGATCGGGGTGGTTTGAAGACAAAGATGTGGTATTAGCAAGGTTATCAGAAGACAACGATGTGGTATTAGCGAGGCTatcagaggacagagatgtggcaTTAGCGAGTCCTTCAGAGGACAAAGATGTGGCATTAGTGAGGCCATCAGAGGAGAAAGATGGGGCAATATTGAGGCCATCAGAGGACAAAGATGGGGCAATATTGAGGCCATCAGAGGACAAAGATGGGGCAATATTGAGGCTATCAGAAGACGTCTCTGATGGAAGTCCATTCACAGTCAGTTCTGATTCCTTTGCAGATGTTGGTGATTCTGCCTGATCTTGGTCTTGTACCTGGGCACCGTCTTCATCTTCTACCTCCATCCCCACTATTTCCTGCACCCGTTTTTCCATCATCTCCGCTTGCCGCTTCTGTTTTTTCTTCAGCTTTTTCTTTTTGTTCTTGGTCAGCTTGGTGGAAGCTTTGGGTGGCGGTGCGGTACTCACCACAGAACCAGAGGGAGGTGGTGCCCCTGAGCGCAGCCATTGTGTGGCGTCACACGCCAGCCTGCGGATGTACTGCTCATCCACACACAGCAGGATGTTCTCCGGCTTCAGGTCAGTATGGATGATCTTACACTTGGTGTGCAGGTAATCCAGGCCCTGCAGCACCTGGCGGATGATGCTCTTCACACACTGCTGGGGCAGACCCTGGTAGTTGGACTTAATAATCCACTTCAGCAAGTGATGTCCCAGCACCTCAAACACCATGCACACGTGGGAGCCATTGGCCCCTGCGATTTTGAAGTCATCGAGAAGCTGGACCACCTTGTCCTGGCCGCCATCATTAGGGTCGGTGTCTCTGACGGCTCGGAGCAGTCGGATCTCATCCAGGGCCGTCTCCGTGTAGTGCTCGGCGCTCTTCACCACCTTCAGCGCCACGAACTGCTTGGCCTGGATGTCCCAGCACAGCCACACCGTAGAGAAATGGCCCCATCCGAGCTTCCGTATCACGTGGTAGCGGTTATTGAACAGGTCCCCGATATTCACCCGGTGATAGCCGCCTTTGCAGTAATCGTAGGGGTCTTCCTGCTCCTCGTCATCACTGCCCAggatctcctcctcttcttcctccggtggATCGTCTGCGGGCGGGTCGGGGGCAGAGTTGCGCGGCTGAGCTGTGTCTGCCGGTTTCTTAGGAAGCTTTTTGGCTTTAGCGCGTTTCTTACGAGCCTGCAGCGCGAGCACTTTCCTCTCCATGTTCTCAGCCGGCCAGCGGAAAAGACATGCGCGGCGACCTTTGCCCCTCTCTAACTTTTTCCCGTCCCGCCTAACCACCGCGCTGCTCCGAAAACACGCCCCCTGTCATGACGTCACATTACAGCGCTCACAGAAGCCCCGCCTCCGCCCGGCAACGCTAGATTCCTCCTCTCAAGCCATTGGTGGACCGTGTCACATGTGCAAGGAGAAGCTTGATAGGCGTGGTTTTTAACGTGACCCGGAAGCTTAATTTCCTTGTTGTAAGCCTTTGGCCTCTATGTGAACTTATGGAAAGCGGAAGCTAATGGCTGCTGCCATGGGAGGCATGGAGAGAGAAGTGACATCTGTAATGGAGATCTGGGGAGAGCTGTGACTGTATGGTGTGAGTGGTCATGATGTGGACTTGTCAGACTGTGTAAATACTTATAGTACTCAAACAACCATGATGGGGTGTCCATGCTGTGCAGGTCCtcggttattcctcctagaaatgactGGTAAACATGCCAGCAGAGAAACAGCACAACATAGTAAGGCAGGATGTTCTAGTATTACATGTTGCAGAATACAGATTATTTACCAGTGCATGTGTAAGTAGAGCAGACCGTTCCTctataaggctgaagccccacattgcgcagctttattgtttacattttgctgcatttttttttttttttttttagccatacccaggagtggattgagcagaagggagaggtataaaacttcctatatatttcccattcctttagtgaCAATTCTTTGGCTCAAAGAGTTACAGTAtgatccgcaacaaaaaaaatcagcgtttccgcaacgtgggtcctcagcctaaagTGATTTTGCAACCCCAAATACAGACACAAATACCGCAGATACCTCACATCTTCTTGGAAGCTGATGTAGTGGACAGGGAGTGGAAACAGCTCTGCCCTGTTCATGTAATAGGAGAGGCGCTGTAgccccattaaagggattgtctgtccACAaatctaatttacataccaatgacttatccacagggcaggtcatcagtatctgttgGCCTGTGACACCCAGACCCTCTagcacaggggtcctcaaactgcggcccgagggccacatgcggcccgccaagcacttctgtctggccctgccaacaacgctggcaggcgtgcatttataatgaagctcctggggagctcgggccaggccatggagcgcacgtcactttacctattggagggcaccgctcccgatgtctgtgcgtttgctctgcctccggccccctatttaaaaagtttgaggacccctgctctagcagCTCCCGGGTCCCAGAAGCTACTAGTGGACAtacctgtgaataggtcatcagtatcaaaacctctttttaaagggattgtgcagatTTTTCTCTTCCTTACAATCTGACATCAGGTACAGAGAGACTCTTCAGTCTATACCACTgctaagggattttctgagaccTAAAGAGGACATTTAAccatctccaacaagtccagctcttaaaatcactgattctggcacggttggaattttttctttagcctttGATCATAcagtatttagtctctgtactgtcagcagggcggtgtcaggcaggagcagacaaggggtttgattctgagctctgacactggctgcctctgattactGAGGTTAAAtaccacatcaggcaccaaatctaAAAGTGCTTGTGTCTCAGAaaacagtgagggctagagaagaaattccaactgcactgaaaTCACTGAAACAGCgcctattaatagatgctaagaacAGGAATGGGTGGAAGTGGTGATAGGTGTTCTTTAAGTATTAGTGATTGGTGGGGCTCCAACACCCTGGATCAGCTACTTATAGAGAGTACAGCGTCTAGGTGAGCAATGTGGCACACTGAATGGCAAGCAAGTGCCATAGAATGTTAAGAGTCTGTGTTTGGcactacagctcagtcccattgacttgaatgagactgagctgcaaacaggtttCGTGACTaaggcctgtgaagtggaaacgTTGCTCACCTCAGCTGCTAGAGGTGGCAGGGAAGCTCATCTGTGGGGGGGCATCAAAGACCAACTTTAATTAAAATAGGACCTGTACGTGATACTTTCACTCAGTGTTGTAGACTTTGAATGGAGACATATAAATATCTAGAAATAAGCAGTTTTGCTTTTCTCTCTTTCTAGTGACGGATATTAGTTGATGCACAGCCATGGCACTTTCTGTTTCTTCAGCATTTCGAATGTTACATGGAATATTTTCGGTCTATAAACCTCCTGGGACAAAATGGAAATCTTTACGAGATACGATAGAGATTAAACTATTACAAGGTACTTCGGGATTACAGGTGGTTATTGTACCACTCATATACCTGCATTGTAAGATGTATTGTCTGAATAGATATAGTAACGTCCATACGTCATTTGTTCATGTAGAGCTGAACTCCCTCAAGCAGTCGCCACCTCGGCAGAAGATCCTTTTCTTACCACAAAGTAATGAGGACAGCAGCGGGGTAGAACTGACCAAAGTTGTCACCTCTGTCCCTGTCTTGGCTGATCATACACTGGGTTTGTACCAAAATATACATTTTCTATAGCATATTGCTCTTTATACTTATGACTAATATAGAAATGATCTATGTGTTTTATTGCTGAACAGTTAAAGGACCGTCCTTCACTTACCTGAAGATTGGTATGGGGCACAAACTGGATACAAAGTCTTCAGGAGTGTTTGGTGAGAGCTTGCTAGGGGATAAAGGATAAGTGTCTAATTGCTGGGGGTCCCATTATTAGGACTTTCATGTATCACAAGAGCCCCTCGACTCCTCCTGTTTTGAATGTAGCACACATACTGACATTCCATTCAAATGTATGGGACTGCCAAATATAAGCCAAGGAGAACCACTCCATTCAAATAGGGGGACTTAAGACCAacgttcttgtgatcagtaataGTCCAACCAGCACTCTTATAGAACCCCATTCACCTGTACTACGTTGGGCTACtgtatcctttttattttttgctgtgtACAATAACTTAGGCATCCACAAAAAACTACACAAAATACAGCTTTTCTTTTTGGGCAATGTATACAATACTATGCATATATAGTGGCATATATCCGAGGCACTTGTCATCTTCTTGACTTTTGTGTTGCTGATCTGAGGGTTGTAATTCAGTCACTGGGATGGGTGCTGCTTCTAATTGAACCCTAATCTGTACCCCTTTTTAAAGAATCACTCCAATTATTGCTTTATCTCATCCATAGGAAAATGAGGCTTTGTGTAGTGTAATATTACTGAATGCTTTATTGTGAGGTTACGCTCCCCTCACTGACCTCCATTCTGCTTTTCTGATGCACACAGAAGGGCAGATCTATGCAGACTCTGTTCAGACAGTTTTAAAATGGGCTTAATTTATCATAGTGGCTTATGCTGAGTGGTATCAGTCTGATACAACTTTAGACTGTatagtataactttttattcctcctataatactactcataaacTCCCTTAGACTTACTTTCCAACAAAAACTTAGATGGTGTTAACAAATCATTTCCTCTTTAGTGCATATTCTTACATACcaagtaacatagtagatgaggttgaatgagGACAAAGGTCCCATTAAGTCCAAACTAtattcagaatatttttttttattatggtttttttttagtaCTTGGAATTGGAAATGGCAACAAACTTCTTACTGACATGTATGACAAGCATTATACCAAGGTATGAACACGTATGGTTTTTGGTTGTTCAGTTTAAAGTGTGAGTGtctcatcaattttttttaaagtggaagGAAAGGGGTTATAAACATTTTTGCTGTGTGCTTTAATAGGAAATGTTGCTGATTTTTATTAAGAAAACTGCCCCTAAAGATTTCCTTTTAGCATTCTGGACAGATCTTTTACACTTTTGTTTTATTTCAAAGGACTATACAGTGGCCGGTATGTTTGGTAAAGCCACAGATGACTTTTCGGATGTTGGAAAAGTTATTGAGAAGACTACATATAGTGAGTGTCTTTGATTGAGAGATGTATATGTGACGTTATAAAGCTTCTATTTGTTTGTGCTTCTTTCAGTCTAAAATACCATTCTGTTCTGGTTCCTAATTTACTaatgttattaaagaggaccttttatgttctCTGACATTGGTGTTaatatatatacagctagaaagctggTCTtgcactgaatttagtgcactgtcagctttgctggtatgCTCCCCCTTTGCCAGAGATATCAGTACCTTTAGTTTCGACAGctgtatccctccactgtcagaaaggcagccCTTACCACCTAACATCATCACTGAGAGGTGAGGAAACGCAGtcctccccccaccccacccgACAGTAATCTTCTATAACCTTGTAGTGTCCATAGCCAAttatgctgagctgtaaggccggcCCTTCTGTCAGTGGAGGGATATCTGTGCTGAAATTAATGGTACAGATATCTCTGGCATCGGGGCATGGACTGGAAAAACACACTGTCGGCCAATGTCCGTTATTGGCAGCCATATGTAGGCAGTGTTTTCTCACATGTGGCCACCACTGTTGGAACGAGCCTTAAATATATTAGTAAAACAGGGCAGCAATGTGGCTGGCTCTATATTAGAATGCAGCCTTAAAAGTCCAGTCCAACCAATTTTAGAGCCGTGCAAATTAATGAAAAGTTGTCTTTGTTTTGCTGATGTGCAAAACTTATAAATTAGAGCTTTACATGTGGTATAACGATCATTTTCTCCTCTCCCTGCGCTGACAGCTGCATGTGTTCTCCTATAAACTGGTTAAAGTGAAGGTGCGAGTATCTCTCTAAATCTGTGTTTGTTAAAAACATGAACTTGGTCTTATTTAAAGCCAAGATTCCTGGCTTTAAAATAAGACCGTGATCGCAGGTCTGGGCATGGAGCTGTATAAAGCAACAGTGTCTCCGGATGTGCCCTGCTTGGGGTGAACTCTAATACACTTTGCTGAATACTCAAGCAGGGCTCGCTTAGAACAGTAGGGAGTTAAAGGAAGCATGGTCGCtaagcaccaaaattaacagcattgattgcttggcaatggtggggactagaggaaAAATTGTAGATTAAAGTCGGTgcggcttgggctctgtgccaTGCCGACGTTAATTAACGGCCCGTTCTAAAATGGGGATCAGGTTTCTGCAAGGGTCGGGAGCTCCGTGGCCCCTgcgctaatagctgctggggtccacggagacatgatcaggacctgatagatcaaaccagatttagagtttacaagggaaaataaaccagaacttcccccccagagtgaccccccccCAACCTCAAACATAGAAGCTACTAGGgatatagtgaggaatttggtgttcccagcttacatatctactattcaccatccgctgtgcagtcatgtttaGGATACTATTGCCTGATACACCCCCTAataagttctttgaggggtgcagtttttaaaatggggtcattctctaagggattccactttactggtactttagaggctctgcaaatatgacatagGCAACCAGATACCAAACATATGAATCTGcgatccaaaaaacaaaatagcgctccttcccttctgtgcccaactATGCCCAAACAGTCGGTACTACCTACTCAcatggatcgtaaacgccgcgttattttgcgtttacaatccacgctcccattgaaatcaatgggagcgtatacggcccgcaaaatctcacacagcgtatacgtgccaggtcacgcggcacgttactccgtgtgaatgggccctaaggctgCAATTTTACATATTTCACTTTTTGGCATGTGAGTATATTGTAAATAGCATTGACTTTTTATTTCCCTCCACAGATCACATTACAAGAGACAGATTAGATCGGGTTTTGGCCATGATTCAGGGTGCTAACCAAAAGGCATTGCTTATGTATGTGACTTTACAAATCATTTATTAAATgcatgggggttttttttttctaagaatgTAAAAATATCACCTATACACACACATAATGGTATGTAATGTAGTTGGTTGGAAAATGCTttttcatttacttttttttttttcttcatttgatCTCTTACATTTTCAATGGATCTCCTGACTGTTCTAATTCTAGGTTATTTGTGTTTGTGTAGATGTATATAACATTACTTTGGGTTTAAAATGTAACAGTATGTTCACATagtggaatttggtgctgaattagaggtggattctgtctcaaaatccgctccaaattcCGCCTGAAACCagtctccattgatttcaatgggagcccgaTGCTGAATTTTTCCTTagctagcaaaaaaaaattaagcgtTGTGATCAATCTCTGC
This region of Leptodactylus fuscus isolate aLepFus1 chromosome 8, aLepFus1.hap2, whole genome shotgun sequence genomic DNA includes:
- the LOC142216243 gene encoding SRSF protein kinase 1-like, encoding MERKVLALQARKKRAKAKKLPKKPADTAQPRNSAPDPPADDPPEEEEEEILGSDDEEQEDPYDYCKGGYHRVNIGDLFNNRYHVIRKLGWGHFSTVWLCWDIQAKQFVALKVVKSAEHYTETALDEIRLLRAVRDTDPNDGGQDKVVQLLDDFKIAGANGSHVCMVFEVLGHHLLKWIIKSNYQGLPQQCVKSIIRQVLQGLDYLHTKCKIIHTDLKPENILLCVDEQYIRRLACDATQWLRSGAPPPSGSVVSTAPPPKASTKLTKNKKKKLKKKQKRQAEMMEKRVQEIVGMEVEDEDGAQVQDQDQAESPTSAKESELTVNGLPSETSSDSLNIAPSLSSDGLNIAPSLSSDGLNIAPSFSSDGLTNATSLSSEGLANATSLSSDSLANTTSLSSDNLANTTSLSSNHPDPGTIDNSYNPADIDGDSCPPKKPSVNDEDETSMADGKLTAADFLINPLDPQNAEKIRVKVADLGNSCWVHKHFTEDIQTRQYRSLEVIIGAGYSTPADIWSAACMAFELATGEYLFEPDSGENYSRDEDHIALIIELLGHIPRKLIAAGKYSKEFFTKKGDLKHISKLKPWGLADVLREKYEWSEEDATSFTDFLLPMLELSPEKRATAAQCLLHPWLQA
- the LOC142216248 gene encoding pseudouridylate synthase TRUB2, mitochondrial-like — encoded protein: MALSVSSAFRMLHGIFSVYKPPGTKWKSLRDTIEIKLLQELNSLKQSPPRQKILFLPQSNEDSSGVELTKVVTSVPVLADHTLVKGPSFTYLKIGMGHKLDTKSSGVFVLGIGNGNKLLTDMYDKHYTKDYTVAGMFGKATDDFSDVGKVIEKTTYNHITRDRLDRVLAMIQGANQKALLMHSHVDLKSQEAYEMAVRGQLRPKAKSPPIVLGLRCVEFTPPNFTLEVQCMHETQQYLRKLIHEIGLELRSSAVCTKVRRTRDGPFTLDCALTHGHWDLNSIINAIKECRPIANEICNDGASQSWETFDEDSPDNEEIYIQGH